A single Tuberibacillus sp. Marseille-P3662 DNA region contains:
- a CDS encoding carbohydrate ABC transporter permease, whose protein sequence is MARKNKWLPFIYLTPALFIMALFVYYPIVSNLYYSLFEWGTFSKGMDFVGIGNFTHLFHDPVFFTALKNNIFYAVISGIVQVGGGLVLAAILEDTLIRRFSTFLRTIYFIPVLVSITVIALLFQFIYNPQTGLLNQFLELIGLDSWTKAWLGDGDTAIFSVIAMSQWQSLGYITLLFVISIQKIPADLYEAAKIDGAGKIKRFFHITVPQVKEMAFVATIVTLTQAFTVFNEPYILTGGGPGHASEVLTTYLYQAAFVNDSMGYASTIATVLLAVTLAISVVQLKIFRSGEED, encoded by the coding sequence ATGGCTCGGAAAAACAAATGGCTCCCTTTTATATATTTAACACCTGCTTTGTTCATAATGGCTCTCTTTGTTTATTACCCTATCGTTTCCAATTTGTATTACAGCCTTTTTGAATGGGGGACCTTTTCAAAAGGGATGGATTTTGTGGGGATCGGAAATTTCACCCATCTATTTCATGATCCAGTATTCTTTACAGCTCTAAAAAATAATATTTTTTACGCCGTTATATCGGGGATTGTACAGGTCGGAGGTGGTCTCGTTCTTGCAGCAATATTGGAAGATACATTAATAAGACGATTTTCTACCTTCTTAAGAACGATATATTTTATTCCGGTTCTCGTTTCAATAACTGTAATCGCTTTACTTTTTCAGTTTATTTATAATCCCCAAACTGGATTGTTAAATCAGTTCCTAGAATTGATAGGACTTGATAGTTGGACAAAAGCATGGTTAGGCGATGGAGACACTGCCATTTTCTCAGTTATTGCAATGTCCCAATGGCAAAGCCTAGGCTATATAACATTATTGTTTGTTATTTCTATTCAGAAAATTCCTGCTGATTTATATGAGGCTGCAAAAATAGACGGTGCAGGAAAAATAAAACGTTTTTTTCATATCACTGTTCCGCAAGTTAAAGAAATGGCTTTTGTCGCAACCATTGTGACACTCACACAGGCTTTTACGGTCTTTAATGAGCCCTATATTTTAACTGGTGGCGGACCAGGGCATGCTTCTGAAGTATTAACCACATACTTGTATCAAGCCGCCTTTGTAAATGACTCAATGGGATATGCCTCAACTATTGCTACAGTTCTTTTAGCTGTTACACTAGCCATTTCAGTCGTTCAATTAAAGATCTTCAGATCGGGAGAGGAGGATTAG
- a CDS encoding carbohydrate ABC transporter permease, whose amino-acid sequence MGNEQYELNRLNHIPAKQPKTQNSYWNKWFGYAGRILVYAILIVLFLIIAYPLFWMVINSLRDSDAILSNSWGLPNELMFQNYVTAWHTGIARYFVNSVIVTGFTCFLTVFISSLAAYAFSRFRFKGKNVLLIFCISGLMLAPQVSLVPLYQLMQSLNLYDTYWALIFPYVAYRIPFILLLIRSHFLSIPNEMVESAVLDGCTNFKVFTKIFIPLSKPVLMSATILTGYFAWNEFMFGIVFMSSNELKTVPAGLMQFQSALQTDWGTLLAGLTISALPIILLFLFAQKYFIRGIGEGSLKG is encoded by the coding sequence ATGGGTAACGAACAGTATGAATTAAATCGTTTAAACCATATACCTGCAAAACAACCGAAGACACAAAATTCATATTGGAATAAATGGTTTGGATATGCTGGAAGAATCCTTGTTTATGCCATTTTAATTGTTTTGTTTCTTATTATTGCTTATCCTCTTTTTTGGATGGTCATCAATTCATTAAGGGACTCTGATGCGATCCTTAGTAACAGTTGGGGCCTTCCCAATGAGTTAATGTTCCAAAATTATGTGACCGCATGGCATACCGGCATTGCTCGTTACTTTGTAAATAGTGTTATTGTTACTGGATTCACATGTTTTCTCACTGTGTTCATTAGTTCCTTAGCTGCGTATGCCTTTTCTAGATTTAGATTTAAAGGAAAAAATGTCTTATTAATCTTTTGTATCAGCGGATTAATGCTAGCCCCCCAAGTTAGTTTGGTTCCATTGTATCAGTTGATGCAATCCTTAAACCTTTATGACACATATTGGGCGTTGATTTTTCCCTATGTGGCTTATCGAATTCCGTTTATTTTATTATTAATAAGATCTCACTTTCTTAGCATTCCAAATGAAATGGTTGAATCTGCTGTGTTGGATGGGTGTACTAACTTTAAAGTATTTACCAAGATATTCATTCCTTTAAGTAAACCAGTATTAATGTCAGCGACAATTTTGACGGGGTATTTTGCTTGGAATGAGTTTATGTTCGGTATCGTTTTTATGAGTAGTAATGAATTGAAAACCGTTCCAGCAGGGCTCATGCAATTTCAATCAGCGTTACAAACGGATTGGGGAACTCTATTAGCAGGGTTAACCATTTCTGCTCTACCAATTATATTGTTGTTTCTTTTTGCACAAAAGTACTTTATTCGTGGTATCGGTGAAGGAAGTCTGAAAGGATAA
- a CDS encoding ABC transporter substrate-binding protein, with the protein MKKSLFIVTISIAIAFTLSGCSGFTGSSGSSNNSEDSGQITLKFMHRWPKEPEKSFFEDVVKEFEKKNPKINIETQAVLNNAYKQKIKVLLGSNDQPDIFFAWSGEYAHNIVRSNKALDLTSYYKKDQNWSGQLVQSAVEPYNFNKKMYGVPWDLDAKLFFYNKDIFNQLNLNPPKTFDQLLKVSKELKSNGYIPIAEGDKDKWPAGHYIGTLNRRVVPDNVIEEDRIRSQGTFENPLYVEALRKLNKINKVAFNENINAYKHDKARKFFSNGKAAMAFLEILEIGLYQPNADFESGTFNFPAIEDGNDKGNPSIISGAPEGFMISSKTEHPDAAMKFLKFLTNKSNGKKLVNDLGYFSAVKGTLTKDNSTPLMRNAYETLMGAKHLAPWIDTGLDIKVANTYLSDIQTMFNGEMTSQQVMKDVQEAATKVRNEAKSN; encoded by the coding sequence TTGAAGAAAAGTTTATTTATAGTGACAATTTCCATTGCAATCGCTTTCACTCTTTCCGGTTGCTCGGGATTCACGGGTTCTTCCGGTTCTTCCAACAATTCGGAAGACAGCGGTCAAATCACTCTGAAATTTATGCATCGATGGCCTAAAGAACCTGAAAAATCATTTTTTGAAGATGTTGTAAAAGAATTTGAGAAGAAGAATCCCAAAATTAATATTGAGACTCAAGCCGTATTAAACAATGCCTACAAGCAAAAAATTAAAGTTCTTCTAGGATCAAACGATCAGCCTGATATTTTCTTCGCTTGGAGTGGAGAGTATGCTCACAATATCGTTCGTAGCAATAAAGCATTGGATTTAACCTCTTATTATAAAAAAGACCAAAACTGGTCTGGCCAATTAGTGCAATCTGCAGTGGAACCCTATAACTTTAATAAGAAGATGTATGGTGTTCCTTGGGACTTAGATGCAAAATTGTTCTTTTATAATAAGGATATTTTTAATCAATTAAATTTGAATCCTCCTAAAACCTTTGATCAATTACTAAAGGTTTCTAAGGAGTTAAAAAGCAACGGTTATATCCCCATTGCTGAGGGGGATAAAGACAAGTGGCCTGCTGGACACTATATTGGCACATTAAATCGCCGGGTCGTTCCCGATAATGTCATAGAAGAGGATCGAATTCGCAGTCAAGGTACCTTCGAAAATCCACTATATGTTGAGGCTTTAAGGAAATTAAATAAGATTAATAAGGTTGCCTTTAATGAAAACATTAATGCGTATAAGCATGATAAGGCAAGAAAGTTCTTCTCCAATGGCAAAGCAGCTATGGCTTTCTTAGAAATTCTTGAAATTGGGTTATATCAGCCTAATGCAGATTTTGAATCAGGAACATTCAATTTTCCCGCTATTGAAGATGGAAATGATAAAGGGAATCCTAGTATTATATCGGGAGCTCCTGAAGGATTTATGATTTCATCGAAAACCGAACACCCAGATGCCGCAATGAAATTTCTCAAATTTTTGACCAATAAGAGCAATGGAAAAAAACTAGTGAATGATTTAGGCTACTTTAGTGCAGTTAAAGGTACATTGACGAAAGATAATTCTACACCCCTTATGCGTAATGCCTATGAAACTCTAATGGGGGCCAAACATCTAGCACCTTGGATTGATACAGGACTAGATATTAAAGTAGCCAATACGTATTTGAGTGACATACAAACCATGTTTAATGGGGAAATGACATCTCAACAAGTTATGAAGGATGTCCAGGAAGCGGCTACAAAAGTAAGGAACGAAGCAAAGTCAAACTAA
- a CDS encoding SIS domain-containing protein encodes MTTQLTANEQIQEVLGALKSKTIKNVFFVACGGSSALMYPSKYLMDHEAQSIESDLYSSNEFIHRNPAKLGKDSLVILCSHEGKTPETVESVQFAKSKGATTIALTYNPNSPLTTDADFVLRYADRGDNDAFNTNYGVMYQLVTGLLYNQEENNIYQDMLNSLGHLQSVYDRTREQVKQNAEQFGKDYKDEEVIYTMGSGANYGIAYSFAICILMEMQWIHSHAIHAGEYFHGPFEILDKDVPFIILLGLDETRPLEERALKFSKRFGEKLVVLDAKDFDLNGVDESVKKYIAPLILNYVLRLYAEKLADEREHPLSKRRYMWKLEY; translated from the coding sequence GTGACAACACAATTAACTGCGAACGAACAAATTCAAGAGGTATTAGGTGCTCTAAAATCAAAAACAATTAAAAATGTATTTTTCGTCGCTTGCGGCGGCTCATCCGCTCTTATGTATCCCAGTAAATATCTAATGGATCATGAAGCTCAAAGCATTGAGTCAGATCTTTATTCTTCGAATGAATTTATTCACAGAAATCCTGCAAAACTTGGGAAAGACTCATTGGTCATTCTTTGTTCACATGAAGGAAAAACGCCGGAAACTGTTGAATCAGTGCAGTTTGCCAAAAGTAAAGGTGCAACTACTATTGCCTTGACTTACAACCCTAACTCACCCTTAACAACAGACGCTGATTTTGTTCTGCGCTATGCAGATCGTGGTGATAATGATGCCTTTAATACCAATTATGGCGTTATGTATCAATTAGTAACAGGGCTTCTCTACAATCAAGAGGAAAATAATATCTATCAAGATATGCTGAATAGCTTAGGTCATCTACAGTCTGTATATGATCGGACCCGTGAGCAGGTTAAGCAAAATGCCGAGCAATTTGGGAAAGATTATAAAGATGAAGAGGTCATCTATACCATGGGAAGCGGCGCAAACTATGGAATCGCCTACTCCTTTGCTATTTGTATCCTAATGGAGATGCAGTGGATTCACTCTCACGCTATTCATGCAGGAGAATATTTTCACGGACCATTTGAAATTTTAGATAAAGATGTCCCATTTATTATTTTACTTGGTTTAGATGAGACACGCCCGTTAGAAGAAAGGGCACTCAAGTTCTCTAAACGCTTTGGAGAAAAACTTGTTGTGTTAGATGCTAAAGATTTTGATTTAAATGGGGTTGATGAATCCGTAAAGAAATATATTGCTCCACTTATTTTGAATTATGTGCTTAGACTTTATGCAGAAAAATTAGCGGATGAAAGAGAACATCCGCTATCCAAAAGAAGATACATGTGGAAACTTGAGTACTAA